In Colletotrichum lupini chromosome 6, complete sequence, a single window of DNA contains:
- a CDS encoding endoglucanase, which produces MAQPLSASLMACLLLLSVGVNSHTLMQNPIPFPSQLRDNGPVANDGSDWPCKGEVDYDWSGVANIWERGSNQHLRAMGGASHGGGSCQISVTRDLKPTRKSQWRVIHSIEGGCPIRNLTEVNYGDSPTVVLPSLYNFTVPDWLPVGPAVMAWTWYGRWSVPEMFMNCAPIVVLGQETNADVTEQERAAKFDQAPLVFEANNGNGCWTQNKGSCVKFPNPGESLVVNEECPLSEETMFTGKCGPERSLGNLWSWPSQWTMLSGGAIAVFLVLGAMRVARSWRGRQKYGHRKLVTDDV; this is translated from the exons ATGGCCCAACCCTTATCAGCAAGTCTAATGGCATGTCTGCTCCTTCTTTCAGTTGGAGTGAATAGCCACACGCTTATGCAGAACCCCATTCCTTTCCCAAGTCAACTTCGGGACAATGGTCCAGTAGCCAACGATGGCTCAGACTGGCCATGTAAAGGCGAAGTGGATTACGATTGGTCCGGCGTAGCCAACATCTGGGAGAGGGGCTCAAATCAGCACTTGCG GGCCATGGGAGGCGCTTCCCACGGCGGCGGCTCGTGCCAAATCTCGGTGACACGGGACCTTAAGCCCACAAGGAAGAGCCAATGGAGAGTTATCCACTCCATCGAGGGCGGCTGTCCGATCCGGAACCTCACTGAGGTCAACTACGGAGATTCTCCCACGGTCGTCCTGCCCAGCCTCTACAACTTTACCGTCCCGGACTGGCTGCCCGTGGGACCGGCCGTTATGGCGTGGACATGGTACGGTCGCTGGAGCGTTCCCGAAATGTTTATGAACTGCGCTCCCATAGTGGTTCTGGGACAAGAGACGAACGCAGACGTCACCGAACAGGAGCGGGCGGCAAAGTTTGACCAGGCACCCCTCGTGTTCGAGGCGAACAATGGCAACGGCTGCTGGACACAGAACAAGGGCAGCTGTGTGAAGTTCCCCAACCCTGGCGAGTCTCTCGTGGTCAACGAGGAATGTCCCTTGTCCGAGGAGACGATGTTTACGGGGAAGTGTGGGCCTGAGAGGAGTCTGGGTAACCTTTGGAGCTGGCCGTCACAATGGACCATGCTCAGTGGCGGCGCCATTGCTGTTTTTCTTGTTCTCGGGGCCATGCGCGTTGCCAGGAGTTGGCGCGGAAGGCAGAAATACGGGCATCGTAAGCTTGTAACTGACGATGTCTAA
- a CDS encoding LD-carboxypeptidase, with protein sequence MSFPPPLIPKSLPPNAKIALISPSFRVNTLIPTALARAQTLLSSLGYTITTIFQPDGEDLDPVLSAGEPIPAGIRNRLAELRAAFADPTVDMVLCTVGGSTATELIPYLVADVDLQNLIRENPKIFVGYSDITVLHWCLRALTGLRTFYGPCAVSELGEAVTSTTASVSSFDFSQEHTENNKTEDDGYLQDFHLAHLLQVLGTPITTTTPVPIPRSTYYAPITCPYFLSPSTRTSTTPRTLLPSPSWIWLRRAPRTQGRLFGGCLTVVARIQGIAHISPSWKDKIMFLESATAEADMTKGNPLARIRSAFADLAARGVFDEIAGLVVGRAYGYNTEQERAEYAAVIQGLLCKGRLGASTSFPILMNVDIGHTAPIVTLPMDALAVLDSEKDEFSIAEAVVV encoded by the coding sequence ATGTCCTTCCCACCGCCCCTAATCCCAAAATCCCTCCCCCCAAACGCAAAAATAGCGCTCATCTCCCCCTCCTTCCGCGTAAACACCCTCATCCCAACCGCCCTCGCCCGCGCCCAAACCCTCCTCTCCTCCCTAGGCTACACCATCACGACAATCTTCCAACCCGACGGCGAAGACCTCGACCCCGTCCTCTCCGCCGGCGAACCCATCCCCGCCGGGATCCGCAACCGCCTAGCCGAGCTCCGCGCCGCCTTCGCCGATCCCACGGTCGACATGGTCCTCTGCACCGTCGGCGGCTCAACAGCAACAGAACTCATCCCCTACCTCGTGGCAGACGTCGACCTCCAGAATCTCATCAGGGAGAACCCCAAAATCTTTGTGGGCTACTCCGATATCACCGTCCTCCACTGGTGCCTCCGCGCCCTCACCGGCCTCCGCACCTTTTACGGCCCCTGCGCCGTCTCGGAACTCGGCGAGGCCGTTACCTCCACGACTGCCTCCGTCTCCTCGTTCGACTTCTCTCAAGAACACACGGAGAACAACAAGACAGAAGACGACGGATACCTCCAAGACTTCCACCTCGCCCACCTCCTCCAGGTCCTCGGCACCCCAATCACCACAACAACCCCCGTCCCAATCCCCCGCTCAACCTACTACGCCCCCATCACATGCCCCTACTTCCTCTCCCCCTCAACCCGCACCTCAACCACCCCCCGAACCCTCCTCCCCTCTCCGTCCTGGATCTGGCTCCGACGAGCCCCCCGCACACAAGGCCGCCTCTTCGGCGGCTGCCTAACAGTCGTAGCCCGCATCCAGGGCATCGCCCACATATCCCCGTCCTGGAAGGACAAAATCATGTTCCTCGAGTCCGCGACGGCAGAGGCCGACATGACGAAAGGCAACCCTCTCGCCCGGATCCGCTCGGCGTTCGCGGACCTCGCGGCGCGCGGGGTGTTTGACGAGATTGCGGGGCTCGTCGTCGGTCGAGCGTACGGGTACAACACAGAGCAAGAGAGAGCCGAGTACGCGGCCGTGATACAGGGTCTCTTGTGTAAGGGCCGGTTGGGGGCGAGCACCAGTTTCCCAATCTTGATGAATGTCGACATTGGACATACCGCGCCCATCGTGACGCTGCCGATGGACGCGCTGGCGGTGCTAGACTCGGAGAAGGACGAATTTTCCATCGCGGAGGCTGTGGTGGTCTAG
- a CDS encoding glycine cleavage system T protein translates to MTRSRLVAAARTARPFLASPARQGRSLASVAGLSSTAPAPRTAGASQLHNNHRLYSSASRANWKEKLAAFSKQDKTPLYDFHVAHGGKMVIFGGHHMPVQYAGQSLAESHHFTRTHASLFDVSHMVQHRFTGPKAAAFLETVTPSSVADMELNTSKLSTFLHPGTGGIVDDTMITRLGEHEYAVVSNAGTREKIFAYLTEHTAALQNPEGTDFWWEVLEGYGLVALQGPQSAEILQEVLDPADGLDLSTLYFGNTGFARLRYQDGQGQWQSTPEKAMISRGGYTGEDGFEISFKSTNGEAGPIAETLLKVAGPERLQLAGLGPRDSLRLEAGMCLYGHDIDDTTTPVEGSLSWIIPKERRTKGGFHGAEVINKQLVPKSKGGAGIERRRVGFVISGAPAREGAEIFTKDGEKVGVITSGSPSPTLGKNIAMGYVKEGLHKSGTELDVVVRGKKRGAVVSKMPLVPSKYFKGPTPAPA, encoded by the coding sequence ATGACACGATCAAGATTGGTAGCAGCCGCCCGGACGGCAAGGCCCTTCTTGGCCTCTCCCGCTCGCCAGGGCCGGTCCCTCGCATCCGTCGCCGGACTGAGCTCCACGGCCCCGGCCCCGAGAACGGCGGGAGCATCACAATTACACAACAACCACCGCTTGTACAGCTCGGCATCCCGCGCCAACTGGAAAGAGAAGCTCGCCGCCTTCTCCAAGCAGGACAAGACCCCCCTCTACGACTTCCACGTCGCCCACGGCGGCAAAATGGTCATCTTCGGCGGCCACCACATGCCCGTCCAGTACGCCGGCCAGTCCCTCGCCGAGTCCCACCACTTCACCCGCACCCACGCCTCCCTCTTTGACGTCTCCCACATGGTCCAGCACCGCTTTACCGGCCCCAAGGCCGCCGCCTTCCTCGAGACCGTCACCCCCTCCAGCGTCGCCGACATGGAGCTCAACACGAGCAAGCTCAGCACCTTCCTCCACCCGGGCACGGGCGGCATCGTCGACGACACAATGATCACCCGCCTCGGCGAGCACGAGTACGCCGTCGTCTCCAACGCCGGCACCCGCGAAAAGATCTTTGCCTACCTCACCGAGCACACCGCCGCGCTCCAGAACCCCGAGGGCACCGACTTCTGGTGGGAGGTCCTCGAGGGCTACGGCCTCGTCGCCCTCCAGGGCCCCCAGAGCGCCGAGATCCTCCAGGAGGTCCTCGACCCGGCCGACGGGCTGGACCTGAGCACCCTCTACTTTGGCAACACGGGCTTCGCCCGCCTCCGGTACCAGGACGGCCAGGGCCAGTGGCAATCGACGCCCGAAAAGGCCATGATCAGCCGCGGAGGCTACACGGGTGAGGACGGCTTCGAAATCTCCTTCAAGTCCACCAACGGCGAGGCCGGCCCCATCGCCGAGACGCTTTTGAAGGTCGCCGGCCCGGAGAGGCTGCAGCTCGCGGGTCTCGGCCCGCGCGACAGCCTGCGCCTCGAGGCCGGCATGTGCCTGTACGGCCACGACATTGACGACACGACGACCCCCGTCGAAGGCAGCCTGTCGTGGATCATCCCCAAGGAGCGCCGCACAAAGGGCGGCTTCCACGGCGCCGAGGTGATCAACAAGCAGCTCGTGCCCAAGAGCAAGGGAGGCGCGGGCATCGAGAGGCGCCGCGTGGGCTTCGTGATCTCTGGCGCGCCGGCCCGCGAGGGCGCCGAGATCTTTACAAAGGACGGGGAGAAGGTCGGCGTCATCACCAGCGGCTCGCCCAGCCCGACGTTGGGCAAGAACATCGCCATGGGCTACGTCAAGGAGGGTCTGCACAAGTCCGGCACTGAGCTGGACGTTGTGGTGAGAGGCAAGAAGAGGGGAGCCGTGGTGTCCAAGATGCCGTTGGTCCCTAGCAAGTACTTCAAGGGACCGACTCCCGCGCCTGCGTAG
- a CDS encoding aconitate hydratase, which produces MLASRQLLGSVARSRTAASARLGLRGMATVSDSPLDRKVKQNIHEEGNFINYKKMSENLSIVRQRLNRPLAYAEKILYSHLDDPHGQEIERGVSYLKLRPDRVACQDATAQMAILQFMSAGMPSVANPTTVHCDHLIEAQIGGSKDLARAVGINKEVYDFLASACAKYNIGFWKPGSGIIHQIVLENYAFPGGLLIGTDSHTPNAGGLGMCAIGVGGADAVDVMANLPWELKAPKVIGVKLTGALNPWVTPKDIILKVAGILTVKGGTGAIVEYHGPGVDTLSATGMGTICNMGAEIGATTSLFPFNDSMHKYLTATKRKDIGDFAKTYAKELREDEGAEYDQLIEINLSELEPHINGPFTPDLATPISKFSEAVKANNWPEDLKVGLIGSCTNSSYEDMTRGAAIARDALDHGIKSKAIFTITPGSEQIRATIERDGQLQTFEEYGGIVLANACGPCIGQWDRQDVKKGTPNSIISSYNRNFTGRNDGNPATHSFVASPDMVVAMTVAGSLHFNPLTDKLKDKDGNEFMLKPPSGDSLPSRGYDPGQNTYQAPPADRSTVNVQVSPSSDRLQILSSFQPWDGKDVNDIPILIKCKGKTTTDHISMAGPWLKYRGHLDNISNNMLIGAINEANGEANKIQNFTTGEWDAVPAVARDYKAKGIKWVVIGDWNYGEGSSREHAALEPRHLGGLAIITRSFARIHETNLKKQGMLPLTFSDPADYDKIRPEDKVDILATELEVGKPLTMVVHPKDGKAFEVKLSHTFNAPQIEWFKNGSALNTMAKSAGRTTFDFERGDWCLLDRQFSHSTLDPRPSTPLDPVNPGGGGRDGFQHNVLQHPSGSLLPWFAGLQHSWDVRHWGALIPDQLSFTSSYRMNTFPFVHVNLIHTVMNLAALAPLMERFEAEFGTLTSIALFIGPLSTIPAILYTLIERFLFKGNTEVMGASVWVFLLLGIEAIRTYKTNPHLTIATYSIPTWTTPLILILVVTALVPGTSLLGHLCGVLVGYLFGLGYLKFLSPPEKALRWIESKLNLLGRLPHYVSVDQKTYGRFGVLPTNTHAGGGSAPIALVGTTQRLGP; this is translated from the exons ATGTTGGCTTCACGACAGCTCCTGGGCTCTGTTGCCCGGAGCCGTACTGCCGCCAGTGCCCGTCTGGGACTGCGTGGCATGGCTACCGTTTCTGACTCTCCCCTTGACCGCAAG GTCAAGCAGAACATCCACGAGGAGGGCAACTTCATCAACTACAAGAAGATGTCCGAGAACCTGTCCATCGTTCGCCAGCGTCTCAACCGCCCCCTGGCCTACGCTGAGAAGATTCTCTACTCCCACTTGGACGACCCTCACGGACAAGAGATCGAGCGTGGTGTCTCATACCTGAAGCTCCGCCCCGATCGCGTTGCTTGCCAGGATGCCACTGCTCAGATGGCTATTCTGCAGTTCATGTCTGCTGGCATGCCCTCCGTCGCTAACCCCACTACTGTCCACTGCGATCACTTGATCGAGGCTCAAATTGGTGGCTCTAAGGATCTCGCCCGTGCCGTCGGCATCAACAAGGAGGTCTACGACTTCCTTGCCTCTGCTTGCGCCAAGTACAACATCGGTTTCTGGAAGCCCGGCTCTGGTATCATCCACCAGATTGTCCTCGAGAACTACGCTTTCCCCGGTGGTCTTCTTATCGGAACTGACTCTCACACTCCCAACGCTGGTGGTCTTGGTATGTGCGCTATCGGTGTCGGTGGCGCTGACGCCGTCGATGTCATGGCCAACCTTCCCTGGGAGCTGAAGGCCCCCAAGGTTATCGGTGTCAAGCTCACTGGTGCTCTGAACCCCTGGGTCACTCCCAAGGATATCATTCTCAAGGTTGCCGGTATCTTGACCGTCAAGGGTGGTACTGGTGCCATTGTTGAGTACCACGGCCCTGGTGTCGACACCCTCTCTGCCACTGGTATGGGAACTATCTGCAACATGGGTGCTGAGATCGGTGCCACCACCTCCCTCTTCCCCTTCAACGACTCCATGCACAAGTACCTCACCGCCACCAAGCGTAAGGACATTGGTGACTTCGCGAAGACCTACGCCAAGGAGCTTCGCGAGGATGAGGGTGCCGAGTACGACCAGCTCATCGAGATCAACCTGTCCGAGCTCGAGCCCCACATCAACGGTCCCTTCACCCCCGATCTGGCCACCCCCATCTCCAAGTTCAGCGAGGCTGTCAAGGCCAACAACTGGCCCGAGGACCTCAAGGTCGGTCTGATCGGTTCTTGCACCAACTCCTCCTACGAGGACATGACCCGCGGTGCTGCCATCGCTCGCGACGCTCTCGACCACGGTATCAAGTCCAAGGCCATCTTCACCATCACCCCCGGTTCCGAGCAGATTCGCGCCACCATTGAGCGCGATGGTCAGCTTCAGACCTTCGAGGAGTACGGCGGTATTGTCCTTGCCAACGCCTGCGGTCCCTGCATTGGTCAGTGGGATCGTCAGGATGTCAAGAAGGGCACCCCCAACTCCATCATCTCTTCCTACAACCGTAACTTCACCGGACGTAACGACGGTAACCCCGCCACCCACTCCTTCGTCGCCTCTCCCGACATGGTCGTTGCCATGACTGTCGCCGGCAGCCTCCACTTCAACCCCCTTACCGACAAGCTCAAGGACAAGGACGGCAACGAGTTCATGCTCAAGCCTCCTTCCGGAGACTCTCTCCCCAGCCGCGGATACGACCCCGGCCAGAACACCTACCAGGCTCCTCCCGCCGACCGCAGCACCGTCAACGTCCAGGTCTCTCCCTCCTCCGACCGTCTTCAGATCCTGTCCTCCTTCCAGCCTTGGGATGGCAAGGATGTCAACGATATCCCCATCCTCATCAAGTGCAAGGGCAAGACCACCACTGACCACATCTCCATGGCCGGTCCCTGGTTGAAGTACCGTGGCCACTTGGACAACATCTCCAACAACATGTTGATTGGTGCCATCAACGAGGCCAACGGCGAGGCCAACAAGATTCAGAACTTCACCACCGGCGAATGGGACGCCGTCCCCGCCGTCGCCCGTGACTACAAGGCCAAGGGTATTAAGTGGGTTGTCATTGGTGACTGGAACTACGGCGAGGGTTCTTCCCGTGAGCACGCCGCTCTTGAGCCCCGTCACCTTGGTGGTCTTGCCATCATCACCCGCTCCTTCGCCCGTATTCACGAGACCAACCTGAAGAAGCAGGGTATGCTTCCTCTTACCTTCTCCGACCCCGCCGACTACGACAAGATCAGACCCGAGGACAAGGTCGACATCCTCGCCACTGAGCTCGAGGTCGGCAAGCCTCTGACCATGGTTGTCCACCCCAAGGATGGCAAGGCCTTCGAGGTCAAGCTCTCCCACACCTTCAACGCCCCCCAGATTGAGTGGTTCAAGAACGGTTCCGCTCTTAACACCATGGCCAAGTCCGCTGGCAG AACGACTTTCGACTTTGAACGCGGCGATTGGTGTTTGCTCGACCGCCAATTTTCCCACTCGACCCTCGACCCTAGACCCTCGACCCCTCTGGATCCCGTGAATCCCGGAGGCGGCGGGCGCGATGGCTTCCAACATAACGTCCTTCAGCACCCTTCGGGCTCGCTCTTAC CATGGTTCGCAGGTCTTCAACATTCGTGGGATGTCAGGCACTGGGGCGCCCTGATTCCTGACCAGCTGTCCTTTACCTCTT CATACCGAATGAATACGTTCCCTTTCGTTCATGTGAATCTCATCCATACGGTCATGAATCTGGCGGCTCTCGCGCCATTGATGGAGCGGTTCGAGGCAGAATTCGGCACCTTGACCTCTATCGCCCTCTTCATCGGCC CTCTGAGCACGATCCCGGCTATTCTCTACACCTTGATCGAACGGTTCCTCTTCAAGGGCAACACCGAAGTTATGGGAGCTAG CGTCTGGGTCTTTTTGCTCTTGGGCATCGAGGCGATTCGGACGTACAAGACGAACCCCCACCTGACGATTGCGACGTACTCAATTCCGACGTGGACAACCCCCCTGATCCTCATCCTGGTGGTTACGGCGCTCGTTCCTGGCACCAGCTTGCTTGGTCACCTCTGCGGCGTCCTGGTTGGATATCTCT TCGGCCTCGGCTACCTGAAGTTCCTCAGCCCACCCGAAAAGGCCCTGCGATGGATCGAGTCGAAGCTGAACCTCCTTGGGCGGCTGCCGCACTACGTGAGCGTCGACCAGAAGACATACGGTCGATTCGGGGTCTTGCCCACCAACACCCATGCTGGTGGCGGCAGCGCACCGATTGCGCTTGTTGGCACGACTCAACGACTTGGGCCATGA
- a CDS encoding calcineurin-like phosphoesterase, translated as MRSLPAIVGAALPLQLALVQQLFLHGVIATPVASGHQQIVIGSEVAETVAQEGSRRLSGKFLHITDFHPDQFYKTHSSTEEGVACHSGDGPAGYYGAETSDCDTPSSLVNATFDWIAANIVDDIDFVIWTGDSARHDSDESIPRSPGQVLGTNRWIADKFAETFGDPKDSSKMAVPVIPTFGNNDILPHNILLPGPNKWLGYYAEIWKRFIPEEQRHSFEFGGWFYTEVIPKKLAVFSLNTLYFFDRNAGVDDCQQPSEPGFKQMEWLRVQLEFLRERGMKAILMGHVPPARTDSKKNWDETCWQKYNLWMQQYRDVVVGSLYGHMNIDHFIVHDTKEIDINILGGFAADDDVGREAFEDELEIQSAQDYLTELREGWAKLPAVNVKALEEEDTVESDAKGKKDKKKKKKKPGKDLGGKYAERYHLSLVGPSIVPNYFPTLRVVEYNISGLEDAAVWTDSFTNSVPALALPSDEDPVHEELKREIDAAKKKKKGNKGKKGKKPTKPKDPNLVIPQPPPAGTGPGPAYAPQPLTLLGYTQYFANLTYLNNDMTHESKDASGNKWRDGIHKDKDPKSKKPKPRPFAFEVEYSTFTDKIYKLSDLTVRSYVKLANRIAKENAKKGKGKALAEDFEDDDDDVEDVEEEESLDEKKEVVEDEEQDDDDADDDDEDDEDEDVETEKKNGKKGKKGKKGGKKKKKHNKVWLHFLKHAFIKTVPQKKLKKF; from the exons ATGCGGTCTTTACCCGCAATAGTGGGCGCCGCCCTGCCTCTGCAGCTCGCCCTGGTCCAGCAGTTGTTCCTGCATGGCGTCATTGCAACACCTGTCGCCAGCGGGCACCAACAAATCGTCATTGGTTCAGAGGTCGCAGAAACAGTCGCACAAGAAGGATCTCGACGTCTAAGTGGAAAGTTTCTACACATTACTG ACTTTCACCCCGATCAATTCTACAAAACCCACTCATCTACCGAAGAAGGCGTCGCGTGCCATTCTGGCGATGGACCCGCCGGCTACTATGGCGCAGAAACCTCCGACTGCGATACGCCATCTTCCCTCGTCAACGCGACCTTTGACTGGATCGCCGCGAATATTGTAGACGACATTGATTTCGTCATCTGGACTGGCGACTCTGCGCGCCACGACAGCGATGAGAGCATTCCTCGTAGCCCGGGCCAGGTGCTCGGCACAAATCGATGGATCGCCGACAAGTTTGCGGAGACGTTTGGTGACCCGAAAGACTCCTCGAAAATGGCCGTGCCTGTCATTCCGACATTTGGGAACAATGACATTCTACCGCACAACATCCTCCTGCCAGGGCCCAATAAGTGGTTAGGATACTATGCCGAGATCTGGAAGCGCTTCATCCCCGAGGAGCAACGCCACTCTTTCGAATTTGGAGGCTGGTTCTACACCGAGGTCATTCCTAAGAAGCTCGCCGTCTTCAGTCTCAACACACTGTACTTTTTCGACCGAAATGCCGGCGTCGACGACTGCCAACAGCCGTCCGAGCCAGGTTTTAAGCAAATGGAATGGCTTCGCGTGCAGCTGGAGTTCCTCCGCGAACGCGGCATGAAGGCCATCCTCATGGGCCACGTGCCCCCGGCCCGGACCGACAGCAAGAAGAATTGGGATGAAACCTGCTGGCAAAAGTACAACCTTTGGATGCAGCAGTATCGGGATGTTGTTGTTGGTTCGCTTTATGGCCACATGAATATTGATCATTTCATTGTACACGATACCAAGGAGATCGACATCAACATCTTGGGTGGTTTCGCGGCAGACGACGACGTCGGGCGCGAAGCTTTTGAGGATGAACTCGAAATCCAATCGGCACAGGACTATCTCACAGAATTGCGGGAAGGCTGGGCAAAGTTGCCAGCTGTCAACGTGAAGGCTCTCGAGGAGGAAGATACTGTGGAGTCGGATGCAAAGGGCAAGAaagacaagaagaagaaaaagaagaagccaGGAAAGGACTTGGGCGGCAAGTACGCAGAGCGATACCACCTCTCTCTCGTCGGCCCCAGTATCGTCCCCAACTACTTCCCCACGCTCCGTGTCGTGGAGTACAACATTTCCGGCCTCGAGGACGCTGCGGTCTGGACCGACTCGTTCACCAACTCTGTGCCCGCTCTAGCACTACCGTCGGACGAAGATCCCGTTCACGAAGAATTGAAGCGCGAAATCGACGccgccaagaagaagaagaagggcaacAAGGGCAAAAAGGGAAAGAAGCCGACAAAACCCAAAGACCCCAACTTGGTCATCCCTCAGCCGCCGCCTGCAGGCACCGGCCCCGGCCCGGCCTACGCACCTCAGCCCCTGACCCTCCTTGGATACACCCAGTATTTTGCGAACCTGACCTACCTCAACAACGACATGACGCACGAAAGCAAGGACGCATCTGGGAACAAGTGGCGTGACGGCATCCACAAGGACAAGGATCCCAAGTCCAAGAAGCCCAAGCCGCGCCCCTTTGCGTTCGAGGTTGAATACAGTACCTTTACCGACAAGATTTACAAGCTATCAGACTTGACCGTTCGCAGTTACGTCAAGCTGGCGAACCGCATCGCCAAGGAGAATGCTAAGAAGGGCAAAGGAAAAGCACTTGCTGAGGATTTCGaagacgatgacgacgacgtAGAAGAcgtagaagaagaagagtcattagacgagaagaaggaagtggttgaagacgaagagcaggatgatgacgacgcagacgacgacgatgaagatGACGAAGATGAAGATGTAGAAACAGAGAAGAAGAATGGTAAGAAAGGCAAGAAGGGTAAGAAGGGtggaaagaagaagaagaagcacaACAAGGTGTGGCTGCATTTCTTGAAGCATGCGTTCATCAAGACGGTGCCCCAGAAGAAGTTGAAGAAGTTTTAG
- a CDS encoding aminotransferase class-V, translated as MASQIDIAAVRSKFPALGQDQVFFDNAGGSQTLGTVIESIRDYLTQSNVQLGASYKVGQKATASYGEGYQAGAKYINASSDEIGKSICPKLICDRNTNIRGGAVFGASTTQLFRNLSHTFTFDKGDEIVVSAVDHEANIASWVDLAARQGLELKWWKPTDASSTTNPKLTTENLKPLLSDKTRLVTLTHASNILGTIHDVASVASLVHASTPKGLVCVDGVAYAPHRPVDVKALGVDFYAFSWYKVYGPHTAMLYASRAAQDAHMRSIGHFFNPSESLEGKLGLAGGSYELVSAVPRVLEYLGTPDSQGWRGKVEQEGQLQTTLLEYLNGRGDVTIYGETDAGTDRRVPTISFRVQGWGTKDLVNAVENESEFAFRWGHFYSYRLIKEILQLDPADGIIRVSMVHYNSLDEIKGFIAALDKALQQKTK; from the exons ATGGCATCCCAGATAGACATCGCTGCTGTTAGAAGCAAGTTCCCTGCCCTGGGCCAAGACCAGGTCTTCTTCGATAATGCAGGTGGAAGTCAGACGCTGGGTACAGTCATTGAGTC CATCCGGGACTATCTCACACAAAGCAACGTCCAGCTAGGCGCGTCTTACAAAGTCGGCCAGAAGGCGACGGCCTCCTATGGCGAAGGCTACCAGGCCGGCGCAAAGTACATCAACGCATCCTCTGACGAAATCGGTAAATCAATATGTCCAAAACTTATTTGTGACAGAAACACTAACATAAGGGGGGGGGCAGTCTTTGGTGCCTCGACAACTCAGCTCTTCCGCAACCTATCCCACACCTTCACCTTTGACAAGGGCGACGAAATTGTCGTATCAGCAGTCGACCACGAAGCCAACATCGCCTCCTGGGTCGATCTCGCCGCCCGCCAAGGACTCGAGCTAAAGTGGTGGAAGCCCACAGACGCATCCTCGACAACGAACCCAAAGCTAACAACAGAGAACCTGAAGCCCCTGCTCTCGGATAAGACCCGCCTGGTAACCCTCACGCACGCGAGCAACATCCTAGGCACGATCCACGACGTCGCCTCCGTAGCCTCCCTCGTCCACGCCTCCACCCCGAAAGGCCTCGTCTGCGTCGACGGGGTGGCCTACGCCCCGCACCGGCCCGTCGACGTCAAAGCCCTCGGCGTCGACTTTTACGCATTTTCGTGGTACAAGGTCTACGGCCCGCACACGGCCATGCTGTACGCGAGCCGGGCCGCGCAGGACGCGCACATGCGCTCCATCGGCCACTTCTTCAACCCGAGCGAGTCCCTCGAGGGGAAGCTCGGGCTCGCGGGCGGCAGCTACGAGCTGGTCTCGGCCGTCCCGCGGGTGCTGGAGTACCTGGGCACGCCCGACTCCCAAGGCTGGAGGGGGAAAGTCGAGCAGGAGGGGCAGCTCCAGACTACTCTGCTCGAGTACCTCAACGGCCGGGGCGACGTGACGATCTACGGCGAGACCGATGCCGGTACCGACCGCCGCGTTCCGACAATCAGCTTCCGAGTGCAGGGGTGGGGCACCAAGGACCTCGTCAATGCCGTAGAGAACGAGTCCGAGTTTGCCTTCCGATGGGGCCACTTCTACTCGTACCGGCTGATCAAAGAGATTCTGCAACTCGACCCTGCCGACGGCATTATTCGGGTTAGCATGGTGCATTACAACAGCC TCGATGAAATCAAGGGGTTTATTGCGGCCTTGGATAAGGCATTGCAACAAAAGACCAAATAA
- a CDS encoding ribulose-phosphate 3-epimerase, with protein sequence MAPKAIIAPSILAADFGHFGHACSKTIEQGADWLHVDIMDGHFVPNISWGPGVVAKIRGHVEKPIEAWGKGTFDCHMMVSEVTAFPLPWAHPKKWVKGMKEAGADLYCFHYEAAFSSDSDNPEVQSDEKTNPRALIRYIHEQGILAGVALKPATSVDVVWELLESEDPLERPDMVLIMTVEPGFGGQKFMASELPKVQALRERYPELNIEVDGGLTGSTVGQAADAGANVIVAGSAVFGAQDPAEVIKILRQAVEKKTGKL encoded by the exons ATGGCGCCCAAGGCAATCATAGCCCCGTCGATTCTCGCGGCCGACTTTGGCCACTTTGGCCATGCGTGCTCCAAGACCATAGAGCAAGGCGCTGACTGGCTTCACGTCGATATCAT GGACGGCCACTTTGTGCCCAACATTTCATGGGGACCCGGTGTTGTCGCCAAGATCAGAGGTCATGTTGAGAAACCCATCGAGGCATGGGGAAAGGGCACATTTGACTGTCATATGATGGTTTCCGAGGTAACTGCTTTCCCTCTGCCCTGGGCTCAT CCCAAGAAATGGGTCAAGGGCATGAAGGAGGCCGGCGCAGACCTGTACTGCTTCCACTACGAGGCCGCATTTTCCTCCGATTCCGACAACCCAGAGGTCCAATCCGACGAGAAGACGAACCCCCGCGCCCTGATCCGCTACATTCACGAGCAGGGCATATTAGCCGGCGTGGCTCTGAAGCCCGCAACCTCGGTCGACGTTGTGTGGGAGCTCCTCGAGAGTGAAGACCCACTCGAGAGACCAGAC ATGGTCCTGATCATGACAGTCGAGCCCGGTTTCGGCGGACAGAAGTTCATGGCCTCTGAGCTGCCCAAGGTCCAGGCCCTCCGCGAGCGGTACCCGGAGCTCAACATCGAGGTCGACGGCGGCCTGACGGGTTCCACCGTCGGCCAGGCTGCCGACGCGGGCGCCAATGTCATCGTTGCTGGCAGCGCTGTCTTTGGTGCCCAGGACCCCGCAGAGGTCATTAAGATCCTCAGACAAGCCGTCGAGAAGAAGACTGGCAAGCTCTGA